The DNA segment GATACCCGAGGGGGTTGATAATAATTAATTTCCATCTGTCTAAAGGAACTACATCCCTGATAACATTGGACTAACTAATCCATTTGGAGTCCATGGGGTCGCTTGGATTCTAGGAGGCCCCAGCATCACCAAACTTTACAAACCCATGGACACCAGACAGGAACATTGTACTTGTACTATCAACCCGATGGGGAATAATTACAACAATATTGATTAGCGTCAGTCCTATATAATGGAAAATGCCCCAAATTTCTCCCACTGGAATATGTGGAAACTTTCCTccatgttaataataaataaaagtgGCTACTTGCTAAATTCTACATTCCATATCATAAATCTTCTGTCTACACTGCTGAGGTCATGTAGGCTTCTGCTGCCTACACTGCTGAAGTCACGTACACCTCTGATGCCTACACCACAGAAGTCACATAGGCCAGATCACATGTGACCTACTAGCCAGAACAGATCTCAAAGTCAGCAAAATATAACGTATTGAGACATCATTTCTCCTTCTTAGTTAAGAATTTAATTATAGCAAAATTATACTTATTCATCGTTATATCACTATTATTTTAATCCTACAAACTATTTTTATCTCAGAATAATAGTTTACCACTGTAAGAAATAGTCTGATATTCATCCTTCAGTAACCTCAtcgaggaggagggaagagagacagaagacccccagcctcactcactcactgactcTCTCAGTGAAGACTTTCTGCTGAGTGTTCATGTATCGTGTTACAGACTATGATATCAGCTTTAACCACCACAGAAACAATATAAATCTGTATAACATACACATATCTATGTGTAGAACATTATCTAGGCAGTACAAGTGTCTAAGACGTTCACTCGTTTCTAACGCCTAAGCGACTACAGAAGAAGCGACTACAGAACCCATCACCTTCATTTGGgctactaccagcacccatcacctccatttGTGCTgcattttcaacaatgttcccccctcttttacctctatttttatttgtactcaacgcatttttttctttttacccattagttttaagctttagtcattagtgttttttcctgcccgcaacgctttgcgtaattagtggctttaggcattgtatgtactagctctatctataaagccaacaaactttgtaaaatctctttatgtatgtacctttacctaaataaaaattattattattattatattataaggtAAACATACACAACGCCACGACAGTGTACCTGTGTACCCAGAACACAGTGTGCCTGTGTACCTGTGTTCTGGGTGTGTACCCAGAACTCACACCACTGTGTTATCAAGAACAATCCCTGCAAAACACATCTGAATCTGCACTTCAAAATATCATTCCACAATCACGCCAGGAGTAATAACCAAAGTAGACTCAGGGCCCCCTGTCGTCAGTTAAAGGTAAGTTTAATGTGCACTATTGTCTTGATTGGCCAATTATATCTTATCGGATCATTAACAATTATTTTATTCACAGCTGAAAGGTCGTTAAAATGTAGGTAAAGCCCCAATTAAGGAATAAGAGACTATTAACTTATagttatattaataaataaatcatATACCAATAATCAATAAAATTTCTTGCATAGTTATCATTCATGTAACAATATTTACTCTAAGATAACTAATTCATCTTCAGGAATATCAGGCTAATAATGCTAATGATATATAACTAGTAATTATTATTGTTGCAGTTAATTCATCGCTACCAGAGCTTCCACTGTCACTCGTATTGCCCCTGTTATCACAACCAGAGTTATGATTGTTAATGGTACTACCccatccatcactaccactctcaCTAGTACTacccccaccatcactaccagagCTACCACTGTCAATGATACTATCCCTACAATCACAACCACTTTCAATGTTACTACACCTACCATTACTACCACTGTCACTGATAATAGCCCAACCATTACTTTCAGAGGTACCACTGGCATTGATATTATCCATTCCATCAATAACAGAGCATCCACAGTCACTGGTACTACAAATACCATCACAAACAAAGCTACCACGGGCATTGATACTTCCCGTAGCCTTACTACCAGAGCTACCACTATCACTGGTACTACTTCTACCCTCATTACCAGAACTACCATTGTCACTGGTACTAGCACTGccattggggagccggtcggccgagcagacagcacactggacttgtgatcctgtggtcccggtttccatcccgggcgccggcgagaaacaatgagcagagtttctttcaccctatgcccctgttacctagcagtaaaataggtacctggatcaggtacagtcagctgtcacgggctgcttcctggggctgaaggcctggttgaggactgggccgcggggacactaaagccccgaaatcatctcaagataacctcactacCAGAGCTACCATTGTCACTTGTACTAGCACTACCAGAGCTACCACTGACTTTGATACTACCCCTACCATCATTACCAGTGTTTCAAGTGTCACTGGTACTACCCCAGCCATCACTAAAAGAACTACCACTGGCACTgatactaccactaccatcacttacACTTTCAGTGTTACtacccctaccatcaccaccagagCTACCACTGTAAGTGTTACTACCACCTGCACACATCACCTCCACCTTGGCCGCTACTAGTACCAATCACCTTCAATTGGCCcagtaccagcacccatcacctttaCTTGTGCACCTACCaacgcccatcacctccacttgagcCACAACCAGAACCCATCACCTTCATTTGGgctactaccagcacccatcacctccatttGTACCACTACCAGGACCTATCACCTCTACTTGTGCCATTACCAACACCCAACATCTCCAACTGAGCACCTACCAGCACCTATTACCTCTACTTGGGTCATACCAGCTCCCATTACCTTCAATTGACTCACTAtctgcacccatcacctccacttaagccactaccagcacccatcaccttcactttggctactaccagcacccatcagctccacttgggccactaccagcacccatcagctccacttgggccactaccagcacccatcagctccacttgggccactaccagcacccatcacctccacttgggccactaccagcacccatcacctccacttgggccactaccagcacccatcagctccacttgggccactaccagcaccccatCAGCTCCACTTGGGCCGCTaccaaatataaaaaatatcttTACATAATACATTAGCAAAGGCCATTACTATATTTCACAGCAACTTAACAAATCTGTTAAATGAATAAGTGTCTGGTAATTACATGACAAGCATCTCCAATTTGTAATTTAGTTAACAATCTTTGTTTGGTAAACTTTCTAAACTGATAGGAGTGTTTGGAAATAGAAAATTATAATCGTCTTGCAAGTTATAATTTTTAATAGTTTCCCAACCCAACATTATTTAGAAGCGAAGATTTTCTGGACGTTTGTCCGCAGTCGTTTGAAATATATAACACTAACTAATTTTGTTCCAATAATGACTCCATTTTGTATGAAATTTTTAAGGAAAGTAATCTTGAAAACGAAGATTGCTTTTTATGACATAATTATTCCTCAGTGTTCACGATTGATTGTCTTGACTGGATTAGATACTGTTGAGTGTGGCCAGTAAATTGTGCAGTGACCGCTGGGGAAGCTTCCACATTGGTTATGGGGACGTAGTTTAACCTGACAGCTTTCTTGTTCCCAACAATCATGTAGTAATATATGAAATATTGATAATAATTGTTCTATTACAGACACAGTGTAACCACTAACTTTTCGTACTACTATCATGACTTCCAGAGCGTCCCTGTCACTTTTATTACCACTACAGTCACTACCAGAGCTACCACTGTCATTGGTACTACCCTAAACCATCCCTAGCAGAGCTACCACTGTCACCGGTACTACCCCTACAATCACTACCACTGTCTCTGGCACTACCAATACCATTACTATCAGAGCTACCACTGTCATTGTTACTACCCCTACCATCCCTACCACTTTCATTGGTACTATCCCATCCATCACTACCAGAGCTACCACTGGAACTGATACTTCCCCAACCATTACTACCAGAGATACCACTGACACTGGTACTACTCCAACAATAAATACCAGAGCTACCACTGTCACTGTTACTACCCCTACCATCACCTACCACTTTCATTGGTACTACCCCATCCATCACTACCAGAGCTACACTGTCACTGGTACTTCCCCCTACCATCAGAAGCAGAGCTACCACTGTCACTGGTACTTCTCATACTATCACTACCACTGTCAATGGTACTACCACTACCATTAATACCAGAGCTACCACTGTCATTGTTGCTACTCGTACCATCACTACAAGAGCTTCCATTGTCACTGTTACTGCCCACAATTATTACTACCAGAGATACCCTTCCCATTGGTACTATGACAACCATAACTACCAGAGCTACCTCTGTCACTGATACTACACCACAAATCACTAACAGATCTATCACTGCCACTGATACTACCCCTACCATCCCTACCACTGTCACTGGTAATACCCCAATCATGACTACCAGAGCTAACACTGGCACTGATACCACCCAACCATCGCTACCAGAGCTACTACTGTCAGTGTTACTACTATTTGCACCCATCACTTATACTTGGTTCACTATCAGCACCTATCACCTCCAACTGAGCCTCTATATGCACCACTCACCTCCACTTGAGCTTCTACCTTAACCCATTACCTTCACTTAGGCCACTATCAGAATCCATCACCTCATCTTCGGCcattaccagcacccatcaccttccCTTTGGCCACTATCAGAACCTATCATCTCAACTTGGGCCAATGGGATTATGTTGTAAGtgcagtgcctcaaggctctgtcctgggacctcatgtttttataatatatttaaatgatttagattcaggtttgagtagcaacatttgcaaatttgccgatgatacaaaaatcggtaggaaaattaacacggaagaagattcactatcactttaagttgatcaaaatagggttttgaaatggtcaaacgaTTGGCAGATGcactttaatgctgataaatgtaaagttttgaggataggtaatgatgatagagttacaagatacgagctagatggtgttgagattgtgaagtcggattgcgaaagggatctgggagttatgattagtaagaattgaaaAGCAAAGAATCAAtgaatgaatgttcgtaataaggcaaataggacactgggatttattaatcgaagcgttagtaacaagacacctggtgttgttcttcagctatatctaactctggttaggctccatttagattatgcagttcagttttggttgccgtgctatagaatggatataaattcacttaaacgtgttcagcgtaggatgactaagttaattccccaaattagaaatctttcatatgaagaaagattaacaaagcttttattgcattcactggaaaggcgaagagttaggggtgacatgatggaggtttacaagtgggtgaatggacataacaaaggggatattaattgggAATTAAAAGTATTAAAAcaaaacagaacacaaaacaatgggtataaatttaataagtttagatttaggaaatacttgggtaaacattatttcggtaacagggttgttgatttgtttaactaattaccgcgtaacgtggtggaggtggggtccctcgattgtttcaagtgtgggtttgacatgtatatgagtgggattgggtggttataattaggagctgcctcgtatgggccaataggccttcggcagttacctttgttcttatgttcttatgtaataccagcacccatcacctccacttgagccactgccagcacccatcacctccacttgcaacccgttctcgcaaattcggatagtcaatattgacttattaactacgtgcataggtgacatactaaacataatagatacccttaaaaagcttcatagaaaacaccgaccttacctaaccttgttagtatcttaagataagcatcttattgcttcgtaattacaattattacttaacctatacctataataggttaagtaacaattgtaattacgaagctataagatgcttatcttaagatactaacaaggttaggtaaggtcggtgttttctatgaagctttttacgggtatctattatgtttagtatgtcacctatgcaactatttaataagtcaatattgactttacgaatttgcgagaacgggttgccacttgggccactaccagtaCCCCATTACCTcaacttgggccactaccagcacctatTACCTCCACCTGggtcactaccagcacccatcacctccacctgagccactaccagcacccatcatctCCACTTGGGTcattaccagcacccatcacctccacttgggtcaCTTCCAGCACCTATTACCTCCAACTGAGCTACTACCAGCATACATTTTCTCAACTTGGGCCActgccagcacccatcaccttcacttgggccactaccagcaccaattACCTCCAATTAGGCCACTACCaacacttgggccac comes from the Procambarus clarkii isolate CNS0578487 chromosome 58, FALCON_Pclarkii_2.0, whole genome shotgun sequence genome and includes:
- the LOC138353611 gene encoding spore coat protein SP65-like codes for the protein MIVNGTTPSITTTLTSTTPTITTRATTVNDTIPTITTTFNVTTPTITTTVTDNSPTITFRGTTGIDIIHSINNRASTVTGTTNTITNKATTGIDTSRSLTTRATTITGTTSTLITRTTIVTGTSTAIGEPVGRADSTLDL